Proteins co-encoded in one Streptococcus parauberis NCFD 2020 genomic window:
- a CDS encoding sucrose-specific PTS transporter subunit IIBC, translating into MDNKQIAKEVIDAIGGRENVRSVAHCATRLRVMVIDENKIDKEKAENIEKVKGAFFNSGQYQMIFGTGTVNKIYDEVVALGLPTASTGEQKSEAAQQGNMFQRAIRTFGDVFVPIIPAIVATGLFMGVRGLVTQPAIMDLLGIHHYGENFLMYTRILTDTAFVYLPALVAWSAFRVFGGNPLIGIVLGLMLVSNELPNAWVVASGGDVKPLTFFGFIPVVGYQGTVLPAFFVGLVGAKLEKWLHKKVPEALDLLATPFLTFAIMSALGLFVIGPVFHSLENVVLAGTQAVLHLPFGIAGLIIGGIQQLIVVTGIHHIFNFLEAQLIANTGKDPFNAYLTAATAAQAGATLAVGVKTKSLKLKGLAFPSTFSALLGITEPAIFGVNLRYPKVFVSGLLGGAVAGWVAGLFNLAGTGFGITVLPGTLLYLNGQLIPYIITLLTGLSVAFAISYVWGYKEEEATETVALSSEAQTPIAENAQSSLKEETIVSPLEGTYQALDQVTDPVFSSGAMGKGIAIKPSGDAVYSPVDGTIEVAFETGHAFAIKSDLGAEVLIHIGIDTVSMAGDGFEAVAKVGQKVKKGDLLGRFDSVRIASAGLDDTTMVIVTNTADYAKVTLHDSEALTTGQEIITVK; encoded by the coding sequence ATGGACAACAAACAAATTGCAAAAGAAGTCATTGATGCAATTGGTGGTCGTGAAAATGTTAGAAGTGTCGCACACTGTGCAACGCGTTTACGTGTCATGGTTATTGATGAAAACAAAATTGATAAAGAAAAAGCTGAGAACATTGAAAAAGTCAAAGGTGCCTTTTTCAACTCTGGTCAATATCAAATGATTTTTGGTACAGGTACTGTTAACAAAATTTATGATGAAGTGGTAGCACTTGGTTTACCAACTGCATCTACTGGTGAACAAAAATCCGAAGCTGCCCAACAAGGAAATATGTTCCAACGTGCAATTCGTACCTTTGGTGACGTTTTTGTCCCAATCATTCCAGCAATTGTTGCGACTGGTTTATTCATGGGAGTTCGTGGTTTAGTTACACAACCTGCAATTATGGATTTATTAGGTATTCATCATTATGGTGAAAACTTCTTAATGTATACACGCATCCTTACTGATACAGCATTTGTTTATTTACCAGCCTTGGTTGCTTGGTCTGCCTTTCGTGTCTTTGGTGGGAATCCACTAATTGGTATCGTACTTGGTTTGATGCTTGTCTCAAATGAATTACCAAATGCATGGGTTGTTGCCTCAGGTGGTGATGTTAAACCTTTAACTTTCTTTGGTTTTATTCCCGTTGTTGGCTACCAAGGAACAGTCCTACCAGCCTTCTTCGTTGGTTTAGTTGGTGCCAAGCTTGAAAAATGGTTACATAAAAAAGTACCAGAAGCTTTAGATTTATTAGCAACACCATTCTTAACGTTTGCGATTATGAGTGCCCTTGGTTTATTTGTTATTGGTCCTGTTTTCCACTCACTTGAAAATGTTGTTTTAGCTGGTACTCAAGCAGTTCTCCATTTACCATTTGGGATTGCTGGTTTGATTATTGGTGGTATCCAACAGTTAATCGTAGTAACAGGTATTCACCATATCTTCAATTTCCTTGAAGCTCAATTAATTGCCAATACTGGAAAAGATCCGTTTAATGCCTACTTAACAGCAGCTACTGCTGCACAAGCTGGAGCAACTCTAGCAGTTGGTGTTAAAACAAAATCACTTAAACTTAAAGGATTAGCTTTCCCTTCTACATTTTCTGCCTTACTAGGTATTACAGAGCCAGCTATCTTTGGGGTTAACTTACGTTATCCAAAAGTATTTGTCTCAGGTTTACTTGGTGGTGCAGTAGCTGGTTGGGTTGCCGGATTATTTAATCTTGCTGGGACTGGTTTTGGTATTACAGTATTGCCAGGAACATTACTTTACTTAAATGGACAATTAATTCCTTATATCATTACTCTTCTTACTGGTTTATCAGTTGCCTTTGCTATCTCTTATGTTTGGGGTTACAAGGAAGAGGAAGCAACAGAAACTGTTGCTTTATCATCAGAAGCACAAACACCAATTGCTGAAAATGCACAGTCAAGTTTAAAAGAAGAAACAATTGTTAGTCCTTTAGAAGGAACTTATCAAGCCCTTGATCAAGTAACTGATCCAGTATTCTCATCAGGAGCGATGGGTAAAGGAATTGCTATTAAGCCAAGCGGAGATGCTGTATACTCTCCAGTAGATGGAACTATTGAAGTTGCTTTCGAGACAGGTCATGCTTTTGCAATTAAGTCTGATTTAGGTGCAGAGGTACTTATTCATATTGGTATTGATACAGTTTCAATGGCAGGCGATGGTTTTGAAGCAGTAGCTAAGGTTGGTCAAAAAGTTAAAAAAGGTGACTTATTAGGTCGTTTTGATTCAGTTCGAATTGCTTCAGCTGGTCTTGATGACACGACAATGGTGATTGTTACAAATACAGCAGATTATGCTAAAGTTACACTTCATGACTCAGAAGCTTTAACAACAGGTCAAGAAATTATCACTGTAAAGTAA
- a CDS encoding sucrose-6-phosphate hydrolase, translating into MELPKEVRYKPYDQWTRAEIEKIEERVSQSPWHCTYHIEAKTGLLNDPNGFSYFDGQYHLFYQNWPFGAAHGLKQWVHLVSKDLVHFTETGSKLLPDHANDSHGAYSGSAYAIGEKLFLFYTGNVRDQDWVRHPLQVGAFMDKEGHIEKFDQVLIEQPGDVTDHFRDPQIFKFHEQFYAIVGGQNTAKQGIIKLYKAVNNHVDNWQFVADLDFDNSGTAYMIECPNLVFVDGKPVLIFSPQGLSREELNYTNIYPNTYKIFESFDPENGKLIGPGNLENLDFGFEAYATQAFNTPEGKALAISWIGLPDINYPTDQYDYQGAMSLVKELHIKDGKLFQKPVEAIKSLRGKGQEFVKQTSTSNCYELELQIPANQTTQLNLCVMGNNRGLKLIVDTASGRLQLDRSQVGQQYALEFDTVRTCQIPKEDVTLNIYLDQSTVEIFVNNGQSVLTSRVFPSKTETGISVIEGQVSGKYYEMRK; encoded by the coding sequence ATGGAATTACCAAAAGAAGTCCGTTATAAGCCCTATGACCAATGGACAAGAGCAGAAATTGAAAAAATAGAGGAACGTGTCAGTCAATCTCCTTGGCACTGCACCTATCATATTGAAGCAAAAACTGGCTTGTTAAATGACCCTAATGGCTTCTCTTATTTTGATGGGCAATATCATCTCTTCTATCAAAACTGGCCATTTGGTGCAGCTCATGGATTGAAACAGTGGGTTCATCTGGTGTCTAAGGATCTTGTCCATTTTACTGAGACAGGAAGTAAATTGCTGCCTGACCATGCAAACGATAGTCACGGAGCTTACTCTGGATCAGCTTATGCTATCGGCGAAAAACTCTTCCTTTTTTATACAGGAAATGTTCGTGATCAAGATTGGGTCCGCCATCCCTTACAGGTTGGGGCTTTTATGGATAAAGAAGGTCATATTGAGAAATTCGATCAGGTCTTAATCGAACAGCCTGGAGATGTGACAGATCATTTCCGCGATCCCCAAATTTTCAAATTTCACGAACAATTCTACGCTATTGTCGGCGGTCAAAATACAGCTAAGCAAGGCATTATCAAACTGTACAAAGCTGTGAATAATCATGTTGATAACTGGCAATTTGTGGCTGATTTGGATTTTGATAATAGTGGAACAGCCTACATGATTGAGTGTCCAAACTTGGTTTTTGTTGATGGGAAACCAGTACTCATCTTTAGTCCACAAGGCTTGTCACGAGAGGAGTTAAACTATACTAACATCTACCCAAATACATATAAGATTTTTGAAAGTTTTGATCCAGAAAATGGGAAATTAATTGGCCCAGGAAATTTAGAAAATCTAGATTTTGGATTTGAAGCCTATGCTACGCAGGCTTTTAACACGCCTGAGGGAAAAGCCCTAGCTATTTCTTGGATTGGTTTACCTGATATCAACTATCCAACTGATCAATATGACTATCAAGGCGCAATGAGCTTGGTCAAAGAATTACATATCAAAGATGGTAAACTTTTCCAAAAACCTGTTGAAGCAATTAAATCCTTAAGAGGAAAAGGCCAAGAATTTGTCAAGCAAACTTCAACATCAAATTGCTATGAATTAGAATTACAAATTCCTGCCAATCAGACTACTCAGCTAAACCTTTGTGTAATGGGTAATAATCGTGGGCTTAAGCTAATTGTTGATACTGCATCAGGTCGATTACAATTAGATCGTAGTCAAGTTGGTCAACAATATGCATTAGAGTTCGACACTGTAAGAACTTGCCAAATTCCTAAAGAAGATGTTACACTTAATATCTATCTTGATCAGTCAACCGTTGAAATTTTTGTCAACAATGGACAAAGTGTTTTAACAAGTCGTGTCTTTCCATCAAAAACAGAAACAGGAATTTCAGTAATAGAAGGTCAAGTTTCAGGTAAATATTACGAAATGAGGAAATGA
- a CDS encoding LacI family DNA-binding transcriptional regulator, whose protein sequence is MVAKLTDVAELAGVSPTTVSRVINKKGYLSQKTVDKVKAAMKELGYQPNNLARSLQGKSAQLVGLIFPNISNIFYAELIEYLEIELFNHGFKTIICNSQSNPQKEKEYLEMLAANQVDGIISSSHNLGLEDYERVEAPIVAFDRNLAPNIPIISSDNFQGGKLAAQTLQKYKCQKIIMITGNDNSDSPTGLRQLGFSYQLKRKAEVIKLPNNLSTIRREMEIKSILGTRQPDGIFASDDLTAILIMKVAHQLGLKVPEDVKIIGYDGTAFIENYYPQLTTIKQPIEEIAKLSVEILLKKMNKEKTSKDYILPITLLPGSSI, encoded by the coding sequence TTGGTTGCAAAATTAACTGATGTGGCTGAATTAGCTGGTGTTAGCCCTACGACTGTTTCTCGGGTGATAAATAAAAAAGGTTACCTTTCTCAAAAAACAGTTGATAAAGTGAAAGCGGCAATGAAAGAATTAGGTTATCAACCTAACAATCTTGCCAGAAGCTTACAAGGAAAATCTGCTCAATTAGTGGGATTAATTTTCCCAAATATCAGTAATATTTTTTATGCAGAGCTTATCGAGTATCTTGAAATAGAGCTTTTTAATCATGGTTTCAAGACAATTATCTGTAACAGCCAAAGCAATCCCCAAAAAGAAAAAGAATACTTGGAAATGTTAGCAGCCAATCAAGTCGATGGCATCATTTCATCAAGTCATAATTTGGGTCTAGAGGATTATGAGCGTGTAGAGGCGCCAATAGTTGCTTTTGACCGGAACCTAGCTCCCAATATTCCGATAATCTCCTCAGATAATTTCCAAGGTGGAAAATTAGCTGCGCAAACCCTACAAAAGTACAAATGTCAAAAAATCATCATGATTACAGGGAACGATAATTCTGATTCACCGACTGGTCTAAGACAATTAGGTTTCTCTTACCAATTAAAAAGAAAAGCTGAAGTCATAAAATTACCAAACAACTTATCGACTATTCGACGAGAAATGGAAATTAAGTCTATTTTAGGAACAAGACAACCTGATGGTATCTTTGCTTCTGATGATTTGACAGCGATATTAATTATGAAAGTCGCTCATCAGTTAGGTCTTAAGGTTCCAGAGGATGTAAAAATAATTGGTTATGACGGCACAGCTTTCATTGAAAATTACTATCCACAACTGACAACAATCAAGCAACCTATCGAAGAGATAGCAAAATTATCTGTCGAAATATTGCTTAAAAAAATGAATAAAGAAAAAACCAGTAAGGATTATATCTTACCCATAACTCTCTTACCTGGTTCAAGTATATAA
- the nusB gene encoding transcription antitermination factor NusB, translated as MTKSFQNSRRDLRERAFQALFNMELGGEFLEASQFAYDYDKIVEEGEKSDVPAFLLNLVNGVNDHKVELDQLITENLKTGWSIERLTLSDKTMLRLGLYEIKYFEETPDRVALNEIIEIAKKYSDETSAKFINGLLSQFVKAE; from the coding sequence ATGACTAAAAGTTTTCAAAATTCGAGACGTGATTTAAGAGAACGTGCTTTTCAAGCTTTGTTCAATATGGAGCTAGGAGGCGAATTCTTAGAAGCTTCTCAGTTTGCATATGATTATGATAAGATTGTAGAAGAAGGGGAGAAATCAGATGTCCCTGCTTTCTTATTAAATTTAGTAAATGGTGTTAATGACCATAAAGTAGAATTGGATCAATTAATCACAGAAAACCTTAAAACAGGTTGGTCAATTGAACGACTTACTTTGTCAGATAAAACAATGTTACGTTTAGGTCTTTATGAGATTAAATATTTTGAAGAAACGCCTGACCGTGTTGCATTGAACGAAATCATTGAGATCGCCAAAAAATATTCTGATGAAACATCTGCAAAATTTATAAACGGCTTACTCAGCCAATTTGTAAAAGCTGAATAA
- a CDS encoding Asp23/Gls24 family envelope stress response protein, with amino-acid sequence MISENIGEIVISPRVLEVITGIAATQVDGVHSLHNKKMADSFNKSSLGKGVYLRTEEDGTVNADIYVYLQYGVKVPTVSVAIQKSVKSAVYDMAEVTISTVNIHVEGIVPEKMPKPDMKSLFDEDFLDD; translated from the coding sequence ATGATCAGTGAAAATATCGGTGAAATCGTAATTTCACCTCGCGTTCTTGAAGTGATTACTGGGATTGCCGCAACACAAGTTGATGGCGTTCATTCACTTCATAACAAAAAAATGGCAGATAGTTTTAATAAATCTAGTCTAGGAAAAGGTGTTTATCTTCGTACTGAAGAAGATGGAACTGTTAATGCAGATATTTATGTGTATCTTCAATATGGTGTAAAAGTACCAACTGTTTCAGTTGCTATTCAAAAATCAGTTAAATCGGCAGTATATGATATGGCAGAAGTAACAATTTCAACAGTGAATATTCATGTTGAAGGAATTGTTCCAGAAAAAATGCCAAAACCAGATATGAAATCATTGTTCGATGAGGATTTTTTGGATGACTAA
- the efp gene encoding elongation factor P, with product MIEASKLRAGMTFESEGKLIRVLDASHHKPGKGNTIMRMKLRDVRTGSTFDTTYRPDEKFEQAIIETVPAQYLYKMDDTAYFMNTDTYDQYEIPVANVEQELLYILENSDVKIQFYGDEVIGVTVPTTVELTVAETQPSIKGATVTGSGKPATLETGLVVNVPDFIEVGQKLVINTTEGTYVSRA from the coding sequence ATGATTGAAGCAAGTAAGCTAAGAGCAGGTATGACTTTTGAATCAGAAGGCAAATTAATTCGCGTTCTTGATGCAAGTCACCATAAACCAGGTAAAGGTAACACTATCATGCGTATGAAATTACGTGATGTACGTACTGGATCAACTTTTGATACAACTTACCGTCCTGATGAAAAATTCGAACAAGCAATTATTGAAACTGTTCCAGCTCAATACTTATATAAAATGGATGATACAGCTTACTTTATGAATACAGATACATATGATCAATATGAAATTCCTGTAGCAAACGTTGAGCAAGAATTGCTTTACATCTTAGAAAACTCAGATGTAAAAATCCAATTCTACGGAGATGAAGTAATCGGTGTTACAGTTCCAACTACTGTTGAATTAACAGTTGCAGAAACTCAACCATCTATTAAAGGTGCAACAGTTACTGGTTCAGGTAAACCAGCAACTCTTGAAACAGGACTTGTTGTTAACGTACCAGACTTTATCGAAGTTGGACAAAAACTTGTAATCAACACAACAGAAGGTACTTACGTTTCTCGTGCTTAA
- a CDS encoding deoxycytidylate deaminase has translation MEERLSWQDYFMANAELISKRSTCDRAYVGAVLVKDNRIIATGYNGGVSATDNCDEAGHYMEDGHCIRTVHAEMNALIQCAKEGISTAGTELYVTHFPCINCTKALLQAGIKAITYKAHYRPHPFAIELMEKKGVVYQQHDVPEIKLGGEESN, from the coding sequence ATGGAAGAAAGATTATCATGGCAAGATTACTTCATGGCTAATGCCGAGTTAATTTCTAAACGTTCGACTTGTGATCGGGCTTATGTTGGGGCTGTCTTAGTTAAGGATAATAGAATCATTGCGACCGGATATAATGGTGGTGTTTCGGCGACTGATAATTGTGATGAAGCTGGTCATTATATGGAGGATGGGCATTGCATTCGGACGGTTCATGCTGAGATGAATGCTTTGATTCAATGTGCCAAAGAGGGAATTTCAACTGCTGGAACAGAACTTTATGTGACTCATTTCCCTTGTATCAACTGTACTAAGGCCCTTTTACAAGCAGGAATTAAGGCCATCACCTATAAGGCCCATTATCGCCCTCACCCATTTGCAATTGAGTTGATGGAGAAAAAAGGCGTTGTTTACCAACAACATGATGTCCCAGAAATTAAGCTGGGTGGCGAAGAGTCGAATTAA
- a CDS encoding M24 family metallopeptidase, which yields MEDFLSGRLATLKKRLVSSQLEAILITNLKNIYYLTGFSGTAATVLVTPKRSIFITDARYTLMAKNKVKHFDVIESRTPLKEILTILRADKCQHLAFENEISFAFYQSLQAQFSGIELQAQSGYIEEQRIIKDASEIATIAKACSISDKAFIDVLDYIKPGQTTELDVANFLDFQMRHYGASGTSFETIAASGHRSAMPHGRASNKVIDNGDSLTMDFGCYYDHYVSDMTRTIHIGQTTDQEKEIYQITLEANKALIEKARAGMTYTNFDRIPREVISNAGYGPNFTHGIGHGIGLDIHENPYFTKSDKILQAGMVVTDEPGIYLDNLYGVRIEDDLVLTEDGCQVLTLAPKELIVIN from the coding sequence ATGGAAGACTTTTTAAGTGGTCGTTTAGCGACTTTAAAAAAACGATTAGTAAGTAGTCAATTAGAAGCTATCTTAATTACAAATCTTAAAAATATTTATTATTTAACTGGTTTTTCAGGAACGGCAGCAACAGTATTAGTGACACCAAAGAGAAGTATTTTTATTACAGATGCCCGGTACACCTTGATGGCCAAAAACAAAGTTAAACATTTTGATGTTATTGAAAGTCGGACGCCATTAAAAGAGATTCTAACTATTTTACGAGCTGATAAGTGTCAGCACTTAGCTTTTGAAAACGAAATTAGCTTTGCTTTTTATCAAAGTTTACAAGCTCAATTTTCAGGGATAGAATTACAAGCACAGTCAGGTTATATTGAAGAACAACGTATCATTAAAGATGCTAGTGAAATTGCAACAATTGCAAAAGCTTGTTCAATTTCAGATAAGGCTTTTATTGATGTTCTTGATTACATTAAACCAGGGCAAACAACAGAATTGGATGTCGCAAACTTTCTTGATTTTCAAATGCGTCATTATGGGGCTTCAGGAACTTCCTTTGAAACGATAGCAGCATCAGGTCATCGTTCAGCAATGCCACATGGCCGTGCCAGCAATAAAGTTATTGATAATGGTGATAGCTTGACCATGGATTTTGGTTGTTACTACGACCATTACGTCAGTGACATGACGCGGACCATCCATATTGGTCAAACGACAGACCAAGAAAAAGAAATTTATCAGATTACCTTAGAGGCCAATAAGGCTTTGATCGAAAAAGCGCGTGCTGGCATGACCTACACCAACTTCGACCGTATTCCACGTGAGGTCATTTCTAATGCTGGCTATGGTCCCAACTTCACACACGGGATTGGGCATGGCATCGGACTTGATATCCACGAGAATCCATATTTTACGAAAAGTGACAAGATTTTACAAGCTGGTATGGTTGTGACTGACGAGCCTGGAATATATTTGGATAATCTCTATGGTGTCCGAATTGAGGATGATTTAGTGCTAACTGAAGATGGTTGCCAAGTTTTAACACTAGCACCAAAAGAATTGATTGTGATAAACTAA
- the uvrA gene encoding excinuclease ABC subunit UvrA has product MQDKLIIHGARAHNLKNIDVEIPRDKLVVVTGLSGSGKSSLAFDTIYAEGQRRYVESLSAYARQFLGNMEKPDVDSIDGLSPAISIDQKTTSKNPRSTVGTVTEINDYLRLLYARVGTPYCINGHGAITASSVEQIVEQVLELPERTRMQILSPIVRRKKGQHKSIFEKIQKDGYVRVRVDGDIYDISEVPELSKSKMHDIEVVIDRLVNKDGIRSRLFDSVEAALRLGDGYLVIDTMDGNEMLFSEHYSCPVCGFTVPELEPRLFSFNAPFGSCPTCDGLGIKLEVDMDLVIPDPSLTLTQGALAPWNPISSNYYPTMLEQAMKAFGISMDTPYQDLTDQEKDIILYGSGDKEFHFHYVNDFGGERNIDIAFEGVVTNINRRYHETNSEYTRNVMRGYMNALKCTTCHGYRLNDQALCVHVGGESGLNIGQLSELSIADHLEYIETIHLSENESTIAKPIVKEIQDRLTFLNNVGLNYLTLSRASGTLSGGESQRIRLATQIGSNLSGVLYILDEPSIGLHQRDNDRLIESLKKMRDLGNTLIVVEHDEDTMMQADWLIDVGPGAGDFGGQIIASGTPKQVARNRKSITGQYLSGKKSIPVPLERRSGNGHFIEIKGASENNLQNLDVRFPLGKFIAVTGVSGSGKSTLINSILKKALAQKLNRNSEKPGKYKSIEGTEHIERLIDIDQSPIGRTPRSNPATYTGVFDDIRDLFAQTNEAKIRGYKKGRFSFNVKGGRCEACSGDGIIKIEMHFLPDVYVPCEVCHGRRYNSETLEVHYKEKNIAQILDMTVDDALPFFSAIPKIARKIQTIKDVGLGYVTLGQPATTLSGGEAQRMKLASELHKRSTGKSLYILDEPTTGLHTDDIARLLTVLERFVDEGNTVLVIEHNLDVIKSADHIIDLGPEGGVGGGQIIATGTPEKIAKVKESYTGYYLKDKLDLI; this is encoded by the coding sequence ATGCAAGATAAATTAATTATTCATGGAGCGAGAGCTCACAATTTAAAAAATATAGATGTGGAGATTCCTCGTGATAAACTTGTTGTTGTGACGGGTTTGTCTGGTTCTGGGAAATCAAGTTTAGCTTTTGATACTATCTATGCTGAGGGTCAACGTCGTTATGTTGAAAGTCTCTCAGCATATGCACGCCAATTTTTAGGCAATATGGAGAAGCCTGATGTTGACTCAATTGATGGTCTCAGCCCTGCCATTTCAATCGACCAAAAAACGACTAGTAAGAATCCACGATCAACGGTCGGTACTGTGACAGAGATTAATGATTATTTACGTCTGCTTTATGCGCGTGTTGGTACGCCATACTGTATCAATGGGCATGGGGCAATTACAGCTTCTTCTGTTGAACAGATTGTAGAGCAAGTTTTAGAATTGCCAGAACGGACAAGAATGCAAATTTTGTCTCCAATTGTTCGTCGGAAGAAGGGTCAACATAAATCTATTTTTGAAAAAATACAAAAAGATGGTTATGTTCGTGTCCGTGTTGATGGGGATATCTATGATATTTCAGAAGTTCCAGAATTGTCTAAAAGTAAAATGCATGATATCGAAGTGGTCATTGACCGTTTGGTCAATAAAGATGGCATTCGAAGTCGTCTCTTTGACTCAGTTGAAGCAGCACTTCGTTTAGGAGATGGCTATCTAGTGATTGACACTATGGATGGTAATGAAATGCTCTTTTCAGAACATTATTCTTGTCCTGTCTGTGGTTTTACTGTTCCTGAATTGGAACCGCGATTATTCTCTTTTAATGCTCCTTTTGGGTCATGCCCAACTTGTGATGGACTTGGAATTAAATTAGAAGTTGATATGGATTTGGTCATTCCGGATCCAAGTTTAACCTTAACTCAAGGTGCTCTTGCACCCTGGAATCCGATTTCATCCAATTATTATCCGACTATGCTTGAACAAGCTATGAAAGCTTTTGGTATTAGCATGGATACACCTTATCAAGATTTAACTGACCAAGAAAAGGATATCATTTTATATGGTTCGGGAGATAAAGAATTTCATTTCCACTATGTGAATGATTTTGGTGGTGAACGCAATATTGATATTGCTTTTGAAGGTGTTGTGACTAATATTAATCGTCGTTATCATGAAACCAACAGCGAGTATACTCGTAATGTAATGCGCGGCTACATGAATGCTCTTAAATGTACAACTTGTCATGGTTATCGTTTAAATGACCAAGCCTTATGTGTCCATGTCGGTGGAGAAAGTGGCTTAAATATTGGACAGTTATCAGAACTATCTATTGCAGATCATTTAGAGTATATAGAGACAATTCACCTATCAGAAAATGAATCAACAATAGCTAAACCAATTGTCAAAGAAATTCAAGATCGTCTGACCTTCTTAAATAATGTTGGTCTTAATTACCTGACCCTTTCTCGTGCTTCGGGAACTCTGTCTGGTGGGGAAAGTCAGCGGATTCGACTAGCAACGCAAATCGGTTCTAACCTATCGGGAGTTCTTTACATTCTGGATGAGCCATCAATTGGTCTCCACCAAAGAGATAACGATCGCTTGATTGAGAGCTTGAAGAAAATGCGTGATTTAGGCAATACCTTGATTGTCGTTGAACATGATGAAGATACGATGATGCAGGCGGATTGGCTGATTGACGTTGGTCCAGGAGCTGGTGACTTTGGTGGCCAAATTATTGCTTCGGGAACGCCAAAACAAGTGGCGCGCAATCGGAAATCAATTACTGGTCAGTATTTATCTGGTAAGAAGTCAATTCCCGTGCCATTAGAACGCCGTTCGGGCAATGGTCACTTTATTGAAATAAAGGGGGCCAGTGAAAACAACTTGCAAAATCTTGATGTTCGCTTCCCTCTAGGCAAATTTATTGCTGTGACAGGTGTCTCCGGATCAGGAAAATCTACGCTAATTAATTCGATTCTGAAAAAAGCGCTGGCCCAAAAACTCAATCGTAATTCTGAGAAACCGGGGAAATACAAGTCCATTGAAGGAACAGAACATATTGAACGCTTGATTGATATCGACCAAAGTCCAATTGGTCGAACACCGCGTTCAAATCCAGCCACTTATACTGGTGTTTTTGATGATATTCGTGATTTGTTTGCCCAAACTAATGAGGCTAAAATTCGTGGCTACAAGAAGGGGCGTTTCTCCTTTAATGTCAAAGGCGGACGCTGTGAGGCTTGTTCTGGAGATGGGATTATCAAGATTGAAATGCATTTCCTACCTGATGTTTATGTTCCATGTGAAGTTTGTCATGGACGTCGTTATAATTCAGAGACTTTAGAAGTGCATTATAAAGAAAAAAATATTGCCCAAATCTTGGATATGACAGTTGATGATGCCTTGCCATTCTTCTCTGCTATTCCGAAGATTGCTCGTAAAATCCAGACAATTAAGGATGTTGGTCTCGGCTATGTCACCCTAGGTCAGCCAGCAACAACTCTATCTGGTGGGGAGGCTCAACGGATGAAGTTAGCTTCTGAATTGCATAAACGGTCAACGGGTAAGAGCCTTTATATTTTGGATGAGCCGACAACTGGTCTACATACTGATGACATCGCCCGGCTCTTGACTGTTTTAGAACGTTTTGTTGACGAAGGAAATACTGTTCTTGTGATTGAACATAATCTAGATGTCATTAAATCAGCCGATCATATTATTGACTTAGGTCCGGAAGGTGGTGTTGGTGGCGGTCAGATTATTGCGACTGGGACACCAGAAAAGATTGCTAAAGTTAAAGAAAGTTATACTGGTTATTATTTGAAAGATAAATTGGACCTTATTTAA